A single window of Planctomycetia bacterium DNA harbors:
- a CDS encoding UPF0721 transmembrane protein: MIETALVASDAWPLLVAAAITLGISKSGFSGLSLVHVLVFAHVFGARASTGVVLPLLLVGDVVATTVFGKDVQWGHVRRMLPAAVAGVVIGWWLMSRIDEAACRPVVGVIILALATLQICRMVRPDWLADVPHAAWFATGTGILVGITTMLANAAGPVFALFLLAAGVPKREFVATTAWFFLLLNLAKLPFSLHLGLIGSDTLLVNLLLVPAILVGLALGRAVVRRIPQRGFDLAVLALSALAAARMLLA, encoded by the coding sequence ATGATCGAAACGGCACTGGTCGCGTCCGATGCATGGCCGCTGCTCGTCGCGGCCGCCATCACGCTCGGCATCTCGAAGAGCGGGTTCTCCGGCCTGAGCCTCGTCCACGTTCTCGTCTTTGCGCACGTGTTCGGCGCCCGGGCTTCGACCGGCGTCGTCCTCCCGTTGCTGCTCGTGGGGGATGTGGTCGCGACGACGGTCTTCGGCAAGGATGTGCAGTGGGGGCACGTGCGCCGAATGCTGCCCGCCGCGGTCGCCGGGGTGGTGATCGGCTGGTGGCTGATGTCGCGGATCGACGAGGCGGCCTGCCGGCCCGTCGTCGGCGTCATCATCCTCGCGCTGGCGACACTGCAGATTTGCCGCATGGTCCGGCCAGACTGGCTGGCGGACGTGCCCCACGCGGCCTGGTTCGCCACGGGCACGGGGATCCTCGTCGGCATCACCACCATGCTGGCGAATGCGGCCGGGCCCGTGTTCGCGTTGTTCCTGCTCGCGGCCGGCGTGCCGAAGCGGGAATTTGTCGCCACGACGGCCTGGTTCTTCCTCCTCCTCAACCTCGCCAAACTTCCCTTCAGCCTGCATCTCGGGCTGATCGGCAGCGACACGCTGCTCGTCAACCTGCTCCTCGTGCCGGCCATACTCGTCGGCCTGGCGCTGGGACGGGCGGTCGTGCGGCGCATCCCGCAGCGCGGCTTCGACCTCGCGGTGCTCGCCTTGTCGGCGCTGGCCGCGGCGCGGATGCTCCTGGCCTGA